The DNA segment TGAAGATAAGCAACAAGAGATCTTTGAAGAGTTTAATCGTGGTAATCAAGTGCGCTCTGATCAAGGTCTTGGTTTGGGACTTGCTATATCGAAAGGCATCGCCCATGTGTTAGGGCATCAAATTTCCATGCGTTCCTGGCCGGAAAGGGGCAGTGTGTTTTCAATTACGCTCAACCAAGCCGTTCCCAAACTTGAGATCCCCAAGGTTCAGGTTGCTCAATCTCCATCGGATATGAGTCACTTAAAGGTGCTTTGTGTCGACAATGAACCGGATATTCTGGTTGGTATGGACAACTTACTGAGTCGTTGGGGCTGTGATGTCAAACTCGCCAGCGATCTTGTAGAAAGTTTGCAAGGTATAGATGATCATTGGCAGCCCGACGTTATTCTTTCTGACTATCGCTTAGATCATGGACGAACTGGCCTAGAAGTATTACAGCAGTGCCGATTGCGTCTCGGCGACAGCTTCAAAGGAGTGATCATCAGTGCCGACCGCACTGATGAGATGATGCAGACTATCAAGGCAAGTGGCTTTGGGTTTATTGCAAAACCAGTGAAACCACTCAAGTTACGCGCGGTGTTAAATACAGCAAAACCAAGAGAGTAAGTTACTCATCTTCTTGATCAAGCAATGTTTCATAAACAACAAACACGGTTTGTGTATCGCCATAGTAGACGCTGTCATTGGCTTGAACAGCGACACGTAACCAGCTCTCTTGTGATTGGGGAGCTGGCAGTTCAACCTGCCACTGTTGGGCACTGGAGTCAGTAGCGGTCATTGCTATCGGTGAGCCCTGGTCTTGCTCGTGATCCACCAACGAGACCTTAATGCCTTGGAGAGGAATGACTGCCTTTAGGCTAAGCGCAAGTTGCTCAGTGGTCAGAGCATCAGAGCGAAACTGGATCTTAAAGTCTCCATTTTCCATATCACACAGTCCACTGGTGTAGCGGCAGTTAGACTTACTCACCAGCTTATAGGTTTCGCCTTTTTTTGCTGCTTGAGGCTTTTCACTGAGGGCAATATCAATCCCAAAGTAGGCGATGATGGCCAAAATTGGCGCTACGATTAGGGCGACGATGAAGTGTTTATTCTTGAACATGCTGGCTTCCTTGCTGCAACACTATGATATTTAGTACGTTAGCGAAATGACGGGATAAGAAAAGCCCCCGAAGGGGCTTTTGTGCACTAGATGCGCGATTATTAGTGACCCGTCGCTTCGCCAGCACCTGCAGGTACGCGAACGTGCTCAACCAAGTCTTTGACTTCTTGCGGTGTTTCTGCTGTGACTTTCGATACCGCGAAGGCCACGATGAAGTTGAATAGCGCGCCAATCGCACCGAAGGCATTTGGCTCAATTCCTAAGAACCAGTTGCTACCCCAGCTCTCTAAGTAAGTCCAATCAGAGATGAAAAGAATCCCTTTGTGTTGGAACACGTAGAACAGCGTCACGCTAATACCCGCGATCATGCCTGCAATCGCCCCCTCTTTGTTGATGCTCTTACTGAAGATACCCATCATCAACGCAGGGAATATTGATGAAGCGGCCAGCCCAAAGGCGAGGGCCACGGTACCAGCGGCAAAGCCTGGCGGGTTGAGGCCAAGATAACCTGCTACCCCGATTGCGACAGCCATGGATATTCGACTCGCAAGTAGCTCTTTCTTCTCCGAGATATTGGGGTTGATGACCCCTTTTATTAAGTCATGTGATATCGCGGAAGATATCGCTAACAGTAGACCCGCTGCCGTTGACAGGGCGGCAGCCAAACCTCCAGCGGCGACTAACGCAATGACCCAGTTTGGCAGTTTTGCAATCTCTGGATTAGCAAGCACCATGATGTCGCGGTCAACTTTAAGCTCGTTAGTTGCTGCATCAGAGGTGTATTGGATTTGTCCGTCACCGTTCTTATCATCAAAGCCAAGAAGGCCCGTAGTTTCCCAGTTTTTGAACCAATCTGGACGTTCGTCATAGACAAGGTGCTGACCCGGTGCTGGGTTAACCGTATCCATTAGGTTTAGACGAGCCATTGCTGCTACTGCTGGTGCCGTGGTGTACAAGATAGCGATGAATACTAATGCCCAGCCTGCTGAAGTACGTGCATCACGCACTTTTGGTACGGTAAAGAAGCGGATGATGACATGAGGTAGACCTGCAGTACCAATCATGAGTGACATGGTGTACACAAACATGTTGAGCGTATCGCCCCGCACGGCAGTGGTGTATTCGGTGAATCCGAGCTCCGTCACCACTTGGTCGAGCCTATCAAGGAGGTAGACATCGGTCCCAGCCATCGTGCTGCCAAGTCCAATTTGTGGCAGAGGGTGGCCAGTCAGTTGCAGCGAGATAAATATTGCGGGGATAGTGTAAGCAAGAATGAGGACACAATATTGCGCAATCTGCGTGTAGGTGATGCCTTTCATCCCACCCATAACGGCATAGATAAAGACAATACACATACCGATGGCAAGACCCGTTGCGTAATCAACCTCCAAGAAGCGACCAAATGCCACACCAACGCCTTTCATTTGACCGATAACATAGGTAACGGAGGCGATGATAAGACACACTACCGCCACAATGCGAGCTGCGTTTGAGTAGAAGCGTTCGCCAACAAACTCTGGCACGGTGAACTTACCAAACTTACGTAGGTAAGGGGCTAAAAGTAGAGCAAGAAGAACGTAGCCCCCGGTCCACCCCATAAGGAATACCGAGCCGCCGTACCCCATAAAGGCGATTAAGCCAGCCATTGAGATAAATGAAGCTGCTGACATCCAGTCTGCAGCGGTTGCCATACCATTGGCAATGGGATTTACCCCGCCGCCCGCTACGTAAAACTCTTTAGTGGACCCCGCACGAGCCCAAATAGCGATGCCAATATAGAGGAGGAAGGTTGCACCTACGACGATATAGGTAATTGTTTTCAAGTCCATTTGATCTGCTCCTTACTCGTCTACGTTAAATTCGCGGTCGAGCTGACGCATCTTCCACGCATAATAGAAAATAATGACAAGGAAGGTGTAGATAGAACCTTGCTGTGCGAACCAGAAGCCAAGCTTATAGCCTCCGATCTGGAATTGGTTAAGGGCATCAACAAATAAAATGCCGCACCCAAACGAAACGACGAACCAGACCACCATTAGACTGATCATCAACTTAACGTTCTTATCCCAGTAGGCCTTGGCGCGTTCCTGACTTTCAAATGCCATTGCCGTCTCCTTACGATGTGTTGTTAAAAAAATGTTTCAAGAACTAACATAGCAAGGTAATTTCCGGTTCTCTGTTCAACTTTAGTCGGCAAAAAATAGGGTTTTTTATTGAATTACCGCCATTTTTCGTACTAAATAGGTCATCATAAGCGGTCGTTAGAGTGTTAAATTAGCCAAAAGTCTAATGCGATTAACGCTAGGTTTTGACAGTGTTTTCAGGCAAACGACAAGAAATGTTAAGGGATGTGTCATCCTCTGATATAGCAAAGAGTTATTAAAAGCATTTTGTTATAATTTTGGCGTGATTGATGTAACGAGCAGGAGGTTTTTTTGGACGCTAATATGATCGATAGCCTTTTTTTAACCGGGGCGATTCTCATTGTTCTCAGCGTGTTGCTGAGTCGCGCATCTTCAAAGCTAGGGATCCCCATCCTGCTTATTTTCTTAATTGTCGGAATGCTTGCAGGGGAAGATGGCCCTGGGCAGATCGCGTTTAGTGATCACTCATTAACCTATCTTGTGAGCAACCTTGCACTGGCGATTATCTTGCTAGATGGTGGAATGCGCACCAAGGTTTCGAGCTTTAGAGTCGCATTTTGGCCCTCACTGTCCTTGGCGACAATTGGTGTTGCACTGACATCAACCCTCACGGGTTTAATGGCAGCATGGCTGTTTGATCTTACATTGCTGCAGGGAATATTGGTTGGAGCGATTGTAGGCTCCACCGACGCAGCGGCGGTTTTTTCCATGCTTAAAGGGCAAAGCTTGAATGAACGTGTAGGGTCAACGCTTGAAATTGAATCAGGTACCAATGATCCTATGGCGGTATTTTTAACCGTTACCTTGATAGCGATGCTCGCGAACCC comes from the Vibrio astriarenae genome and includes:
- a CDS encoding sodium:solute symporter family protein yields the protein MDLKTITYIVVGATFLLYIGIAIWARAGSTKEFYVAGGGVNPIANGMATAADWMSAASFISMAGLIAFMGYGGSVFLMGWTGGYVLLALLLAPYLRKFGKFTVPEFVGERFYSNAARIVAVVCLIIASVTYVIGQMKGVGVAFGRFLEVDYATGLAIGMCIVFIYAVMGGMKGITYTQIAQYCVLILAYTIPAIFISLQLTGHPLPQIGLGSTMAGTDVYLLDRLDQVVTELGFTEYTTAVRGDTLNMFVYTMSLMIGTAGLPHVIIRFFTVPKVRDARTSAGWALVFIAILYTTAPAVAAMARLNLMDTVNPAPGQHLVYDERPDWFKNWETTGLLGFDDKNGDGQIQYTSDAATNELKVDRDIMVLANPEIAKLPNWVIALVAAGGLAAALSTAAGLLLAISSAISHDLIKGVINPNISEKKELLASRISMAVAIGVAGYLGLNPPGFAAGTVALAFGLAASSIFPALMMGIFSKSINKEGAIAGMIAGISVTLFYVFQHKGILFISDWTYLESWGSNWFLGIEPNAFGAIGALFNFIVAFAVSKVTAETPQEVKDLVEHVRVPAGAGEATGH
- a CDS encoding DUF4212 domain-containing protein, producing the protein MAFESQERAKAYWDKNVKLMISLMVVWFVVSFGCGILFVDALNQFQIGGYKLGFWFAQQGSIYTFLVIIFYYAWKMRQLDREFNVDE